CCAGCAGGCCGGCACTCTGCAGCAATTTATTGCTGGCGCAGTCGTCCCGGAACTGGATCAGCCATTTTTCATAATCCACCCCATTGCCGCTGAGTTTGGGGAGAATCTTCTGGGCCACGGCAAAGTCCAGAGCAATGATACCGGGCCGGATGTGGTCTTCCGGCTCCATGAGCCGGGAGGCCGCCCGCCAGTAGCGATGGATGGCCAGCTCGATCCGCATGCTTAGGTAGATGTTCTGCTCAGCCAGACGGGCCTTCACCCGGTCGTACACGTTCTGTTCCACGCTGGTCAAAGCACAGCTTTCCCGGGGTGCCACGTCGAACAGGCTCTTCAGCTGGGGCCAGGAAATCTGCTGGATTTCTCCGTTGCCCAGGCCCCGGCCCACTTCAGGTACAAATTCCGTATGGGGCAGGGTAACGATCCAGGCCCGGTCGATGAGCCGGGGTGAGAGGGTCTCGGTGGTATGGTCGTTGTTGATGGTGGCCAGGAAATGCAGCGTCTCGGGCAGCTGGAACCGATGGTTGTGTCCCAGGTTGATGGTATGTTCTCCGTTCCAGTCATCACACACGTTCATGAAGTCAGCCCAGTAGTATTCCATGGGAGACAGGTTGGCTTCGTCCAGCAGGATGTAATAGGGATACTGATGCACCCCGTGGCGTTTTTCCCAGTCCAGCAGCCGCAGGCCATCATACACGTCCCGATTGCTTTCCTCAAAGGTCTTGTTCAGGGGATTGTAGTACCCGATTAGATCCCGCTTGCTGGTCCAGCCCCGTTCCACAGATACCGGGATATACCGGTTGGTGGTGCTCATAAAGTCCTGGGGACCGATTTTCCGGTCGAACTGGGTCAGGCCCAGGACTTTGCCCAGAAGATTGCAGAAGGAAGTCTTGCCACTGCCCGGAGCTCCGGAGAACACGGTCAGGAATCCCTGGGTGGTACACAACAGCAGGTTCATGATCAGGTTGCGGCTGTACTGGGGCCGTTCTTTCTGGATGGTTTCCACTAGGTAATCCAGACATTTGCGGTTATTGCTGCCTGCAGCCGGCAGGGCATTGATCCGCTGGGCCAGCTCTTCCTCGCTCTGGGGCTGGGCCAGACGGGCCTGCCGTTCCTGCACCTGGGCAATGGCCCGGCGATTGCGGCTGGAAAGGTTCTTTGCCGTTCCCAGCTGCTGCCACAGATCCGGCACCCGTTCCAACAGGGCTGTAATGAAGTCCTGGCTCCAGCGCTTGTTCAGGTTCTCCAGCAGGTGCTGGTACAGAAAGTCCCCTACAGCCCTGTAGCTGTCCCGGGCCGTGTCGTCCCCTTCCAGGATGGCTTCCAGCCGGTCCAGGCGCTGCTGGCGAATGGCAGTGGGCAGGCCGGTGAACAGCCGTTCCTCCTCCCGCTGCAGGAAGGCCTTCAGGTCCGGGGCTTTCACCAGGTCGCCCTGTTCCACCCGGCAGCAATTCACCAGGCTGCGCACCAGAACTTCGTCGGTGGCCAGATCCACCAGCTGGCTCTGGGTGCCGGACAGACGATGGTAGAACACCCACTGGGTCTTTTCCTGGCGGCTGGCCCAGGTGCCCTCCGCCGGATAGAAGGTGGTGGCCTGCCATGCTTCCGGCGGGCAGGCAGTAAGCAGATACTGGTTCTCAGGCACGTCGCTTTCCAGGTAGAACCCGAAACGCACATTCCGCTGTACTTCATAAGGCCCGGCAATCCAGCCGTTTTCCAGATGGAGCAGCAGCTGCTGGCCCACAAACAGGCCGGGTTCCTGCAGCCGCAGCACCGTATCCGTGGCCAGAGGATCCAGGAGTTGCTTCTCCTCCACCAGGGTGTACAGGCCTTCTTCATAGGGGAAGCGCAGTTTGCCCGCTTTCAGAGCGTCGATGCAGAATACCCGATAGGCCGTGGAGCGCAGATTGCCCTGTCCGTCCTTGTTTTCCACCAGGTCATCGGAAGCCAGATCCAGAAACACAATATCGTTCTCATGGAAATGCTCCTCCATGAATTTCTGATCGCTGTGAAGGCTGTACCACAGGTTGATGTTCTTGTACTGCTCTGCCCGGGGAATCAGGTCATCGATTTCTTCCGGAGAAAGAGCCCGGTACTGGCCTTCGTCCCACACCCCCATGGGGGTAAAGTTGTAGAAGCTGTCTACAATATTGATCCGGCCCACCAGGGTCCGGGACTCAGGGATGTCCTGCCTGGCAGGTTCCGGAATTTCCGGAACGGGAGCTGGCGCGGCCGGTGCAGATTCCCCAGCCGGCTGGGGTTTGGCCATTTCTGTCTGTGCTTTCGCCGGATTCTTCCGGGGCTTCACCGGTTCGGCCATCAGCTTCGGTCTTGTTTCCGTTTTTGTTTCCGGTTCTTTCTCTGCAGCAGCCACCTGGGGTTCATCTTTCTTTTTGCGGTTCTGGGCCTCCCGGTTCCGGTTCCGTTCCTTTTTGTTTTCCTTCCGGGTATTTGAGGTACGGGAATCCTTCACCCTTTCATCCTTTTGGGTTTCCGGTTCCTTCTTTCCTGCTTTCGCTTCCACGGTCTCCGGTTTGGACGGTTCCTCTTTGGATGCTGCCGCTTCTTGGTTCTTCTTTTCCAGCAGCAGTGCCACCTTTTTCTGGGGCCCTACCGGATAGGGGATTTCCAGCAGCTTCAGGCCCAGCCAGAATTCTTCCAGCGTGACCTTGCAATGCTCTTTCCGGTAATACCCATAGACCTTATCCAGAAGGTCGGCCATGGTGGATGCATTGTAGCCCTGGATCTTTTTCCAGTCTTCCGGATCCTGGCTCAGATTGTGAGCCAGACCCTTTTCCACGGCAAACAGAAGAGATCCCAGGCTGGCCCTGGCCAGAGCCTGATAGGATTTATTGCCGCTGCGGTACAGTTCCACCGCAAAGGGAATCATTTTCTTCTTGACATTGGGCGACCGCCGGTCCAGTTTGCCCAGCTGGGCGATGTATTTTCGATACGGACGGCTGTTGCTTTTCATGGGCTTCAGAAGGAGTTCCATGGGTGCGCTCTGGTACAGCAGCTTCAGTTCCTGGTCATCAAGCTGTTCCAGGGCCCCTTCCGGAGCTTCCTTCAGAAGCACGGGGCGTTGTTTCTGTGCTTTCATTGTAACCTCCATGATGTAGAAATGCAGTAGTGAATCAAAATTTGACAAATAAAGAGCTGGCGCCAACAACGCACAGCTCATATTATTATACCCAATTTTCAGATTTATGCCAATGGGGAAGGGGTAGTGGTTAGGGGTTAGGGGTTAGTGAGGAACGGCTGAACCGTTTTCGGCGGGCGAGTCGGTGTGACCCGCCCCTGCGGTATAGGCCTCCGCCTTCTCCCAGACTTCCGGCTCTTCCAGTCCCTTTCGCCAATAGGCGCTGCCGGCCAGGTCGTAGCGGCTGATCAGGGCATTCTTCAGAGCCAGGCTGCGGCCCTCTTCCATCCAGACTTTATGCAGGGTTCCCTGCTCTTTATATTCGAAATAGTACTGCCCTTCGCTGCTCAGCCAGGCAGGTACCAGGCTGTGATCCCGGATCCGCTTCCTGGCTCCGGGCATGGAAAGGGTCCGGGCGCTGACGGTTCCGTCTTCTTTCACGGTCCAGTCCCGCATATAGAGCGGCATACCCAGCACCAGTTTCTCTTTGGGCACTTCCAGCAGGGTCTTCTGGATGCCCTGCTCCACCCAGGGCAGGCTGGCCACGCTGCCCGCTACGTTGGACAGGCGGTGGTGCTCGTCGTAGGCCATGAGCATCACATAATCCACCTGCTCCGCCAGTTCTTTTCTATTGTAGCATTTTGACCAGTTGCCATTGTCGCTGGGCACGGTCACATCGATGGAAACCGTGTATCCCGCCGGTTTCAGCACGCCGCTGAGTTCCCCCACAAAGGCCGTAAGCCGGTCGCTGTCTTCCGGTTTGATGTTCTCGAAATCCAGGTTGATGCCGTCCAGCTGGTAGGTCCGGGCCAGCTGCAACAGGTTCTCGGCGGCTTTCTGCCGCCCCGCCGGATTGTCCAAAAGGCCATGGGTGCGATCCGGGTCGAACCCGTTGGTAATGAGTGCCCACACCCTGTACCCCTTGTCATGGGCCTGGGGAGCATAGTCGGTGGTGGCATTCTTCACTTCAATATTCCCCTCCGTATCGCTGAGGATGAACCAGCTGGGTGAAAGGACGTTGATGCCGGGCAGCTTTTTTTCCTGGGCCAGTTTGGAAGAGGCTTCCCCGGGGGCCTGCCAGTCCCAGACCAGATGGACGGGCCCCTCCAGTTTCCGGGGCATATAGGCCGTCACCGGACCGTTTTTTTTCACAGCAGGAGCGGTGGGCTTTTTGGCACAGGCCGTGCCGGTAAGGGCCAACAGACAGAGACCGATGCAGAGCAAACGTGAGAGTTTCATGGCATTCCTCCTGGAGTTGTTTTTTCCATTGTACCATAAAAACCGGGATGCTGCCCATGCGGCATCCCGGCGTAACGGCCCTTGGGCCTGTCTCTGCTCTCTTCCCTTTTTTACCCGATATACTTCTTTTCCAGCGCTTCCAGCATCCCCAGATAATGCTCCTGAATGCCCTTTTCCGTCTCTTCGTCCTCGAACTTTCTGCTCCGGGCGTCGATGTCGGCCAGATCTTCCTGGCTCAGCTGGTTTTCGGCGAAGGTGTACACCACATTGTTTTCCTTTTCCACGTGGCGCTTCAGCAGCCGGGCGTAGCCCATGGCTTCCGTCAGGATGTCCAGCTTGTACTCGGTCTTGGGATTCTTTTCGTATTCGTCCAGGGCGGTGGCCAGGCTCATCACATGATCCCGTCCCAGGTCGTGCTCCACCAGCATCCCATGGGTCACCAGATTGTCGGCGATGCGACCCAGTCTGGCCACCATCACCGGGAACAGATATACCTCTTCCTTCCCGTGGTGATGCTTGTCCGCATACCGGCGGATGAAATCCACCATGTTCCGGAAGTCGGCCACGTCCACGGGCTTGCCTTCCAGGATGCCGATGGATGCCTGGCGGATCACTTCCAGCATCCGGCTGATGTTGGCATGTTCTTCTTTCATCAGGTCAATGGTCCAGGTCATGGCCGTTCCTCCTCTCAGGCTGCTTTCGGACGCAGCACGTAATGGCTGTGGTCCTGCTGGTCCAGTTCGAATTGGGTGTTTTCCAGCATGCCCTGCATTACGGAACGTCCTATCGGGACGATACGGGAAACGCCGAAACGCTAGGAAATACGCGGTTTTTCGGCGTTTCATCTGCCGAAAACGTCTGGCCTGTGTGGACTTTTTGCGGTATTTTTGCCCAATTCCAGCCCAATTTGCAAAAATGTATAACAATGTATAAAGCCACAGGGGTGTCCGGCGGCTGGTTTTATTTTAAATACATCTCTATCATTTTCACTTTTTCCGCGGCTGTCATGCCGTCGATTTTTTTTGCAAGGGCTTCCCGGATTTCCGGCGTTTCCAGGACACTGTCCTGGATTTCAAAGCCCAGGGAATAGATAAACCCTGCGGAAATCTTTGCACTAGCAAGGACTTCACCCAGGATGTGCATTTCCGCCTGGGTGAATTTCGGAGGTTCCGGCGTTAGCTTCATGATAATGTCATACCTTTCTACGATTTCGCCCAGGCGGCGGGAAAAACCGCCGTCCGGGGTTTGTTCATTGAGCTTATACAACGGGCCATTCATGTAAATGGTTTTTTTCATGGTTTTAACTCCTTTCATTCAGCGTGGAGGCTGAAAATTTCTTCGGCTCCATCCTTGACTATAATCAGCAGGGAATGGGTAGCGCCGAACTTCTTGTCCAGTTCCTTCTGAGTTGGCTTCATTTCTTGAATCAGACTCTGGACCCAGGCGTCAACCTGGTGTTCAGCTTCCGCCGGAACAGTCAGTACCCGATATGCGTCTTCCTCGCCGTTATCGCCATTAATAAAATTCACAAAACATTTCATGGGTTTCAGCTCCTTTCAAGTGGTGGCGGGGATTAAGGTTAATCCGCCCAGAAATCATCGTCCCAGAAATCATCGTCTTTAGTCATCCACTTCCGTATTTTTCTTTTTACGGAAGCGTCCTTCATCCCACGGAGGGAGAAATCACAGGTCCCGAGGACCTGCTTCTCTTCATTGTGGGAAGGGTCAATCACGAAAACACCCTCTCCCCTGCCGTTAGTGGTCCAGTAGAGATCGCTATCGGACCATTTCCATTCCCACTTGTCTCCATCTTTCTTGTATTTCAATTTCCTCATGGTTAACAGTCCTTTCAGATGGTGGCGGGGTTTTCGGCCCCGCCCGGGTTATTACCGTTCTTCGTATTCTTTCAGCTTTTCGGTGACAACTTCCAGCTCTTCATCGGTAAAACCGTATTCGTCTTTCAGTTCTTCAGCGTCAGCTGCTCTCCATCCTCCGTCATACAGGCTGGCTGCTGTGGTTTCCAGTTCAATCATCTTTGCGCTTTCCATAATTAATTCCTCCTTTTTATTGAGTGGGGGCTTTCCTTTCCTCCCTGCAACTATATAATAGCACGTATACGTATATTTTGCAAGTATTTATCCGTATATTTTTTAAAATTTTATACGCATATTTTCTAAAACGATTCTGAAAATTATGGATTGACCCTGTTGCGCTTTTAAATGCCTTTTGGAGCGTTTTCCGTTTTCTACGATAAATCATAAGCGGACAAAAATAAAAATGCTGTAAAACGGTTTAAACGCACGTTTTTTCTCGGCAAATAAAAAAGCGCCCGCATAAAGCGGGCGTAATACGTTATTCTGCTAAACGTTCCTGGGCGGTTTTAAAATATTCCGGGGCTAGCTCGATACCGATAAAATCGCGGCCCGTTTCTTTGCAGGCAACGCCGGTGCTACCGCTGCCCATAAAGCAATCAAGGACCGTGCCGCCCTCGGGACAGATGGCAATAAGATTTTTCAGCAGCTCAACCGGCTTCTCGGTCTGGTGGTGCTTTTGCCGCGTCTGTACAGATTTAACCGTATAACATCCAGGATAAACCTGTGCGCCCTTGACCATGGGCGCCGGGCGCTGTCCCTTGGTGCCCCACACGATGTACTCGCAATCGTTTCTAAACCGGTACGGGGTCGGGTGGCTGTTGGATTTATTCCAGACCACAATACCGCGATACACCAGGCTAGCACATTGCAGGGCGTCGATGGCAACGGCCAGGTTGCGCCAATCGACAAACGTCTCAAAGATCGCGCCGGGTTTGAGCTTGTTCCCGATCCGGCGGAAAACCATAGACCAATAAGCTAGCAACGCGTGCTGGTCCATGTTATCGCCTGTAAAAGACGGAAACCGACTAGCGCCATTAAAGCCGTTTCTGCAATATTTTGTGCGGGTGTCGGCCTTACGGTCGCCGCCCGAACTATAGGGCGGGTCGATTAGCACCAGGTCGACGGAGTTGTCGTCAATGAGCTTTAAAGATTCCAGGCAGTCGCCGTTAATTAATTTTTGCATTTTTCAAAACCTCCAGGAGAAGAAAATGGTCCGCGATCGTCGCGGACCTTGCAACGATTTATCTTTCGTTGCATTTCCGTTGCAACGATTTATTTTCCGATTGCAACGCAAGCAAGCAGCGCGGCGGCAGCTTCCCACCCGTTCCGTTGCCGCTTAATCCGGAGCCTAGTTCGTTTTTCCTCTTTCGCGGATTCTTGCAATAATCTGTTGGTTTTCTCTATTAAGCTCTGTTGCTCGGCTGATTGCGCTGTCAAGCTGTCGATTTGATTTTTCAATTTCATGGACAGTTCCTGTGCTTGCGTTAACTGTGCTTGTAATGTCGTTAACTGTACTTCCTGCCCGTTGCAAGTTTTCCGTAATTCCTCGTTGATTCTCGCTAATTCGTTTGAGTTCCGTTCCAGGGTCGTTAACTCCTGCTCGCTCAATGTATACATCTTCCCGGGCGCGGTACTGGTATCCGGCGACGGCGCCGCATAACAGGGCAATACACACAGCAGCCAGGACAGGCAGCAGGCAGCGAATACGGTTTTTAACTTCGGCAATTCTATCCACCTCCATTTACTCATCCCTTACAGTCAGCAATACGTCGTTGCCGTTATCAATAATCATTTTAGATAATTCCACGCCGTCCGCGTTTTGCATCCGGAGGCAGCCGTAGGTCGGCTCCCAGCCCTGATAGTCCGCGTAGGGGGCGTCCAGGTCGCTGCCGCCGCCGTGAATGTCCCGGCCGCGGGGATCGCCGCTCGTAATGTAAAAGTTTCCGTACGCCGGGCCATACGCGCCGTCCGTGATTTCGGCGCTCACATGGGTATAGTCGCCGTTGGGCAAGCTGCCCCGCGGGTCGCCCTCCTCGTTGTATCCCGGGAAAAAGTCACTCCGGCACTCCCATTGCCCGATTACATTATAATTTTCGTCCATCGCGTAAATCCTTTGTTTGTTTCGCTGAAACTGGATTTCTTGTAACATTCTTGTCCGCTCCTTCCATTTTATCCGGGATTTTATCCCGGTTCCGATTCACCAGGTACCCGGCAATTAAAATTGCCCCGGAAATAACCGCCGGGGCAAAACTTGTATTTACATTTTTCCGCAATTCGTCCAACATCCGGAAATACCACTCGGAAGATAGATGATACACCCACCCCGTTGTCCAGGCCATGGGCATAAGGCATAACTCAAACAATAGCGCCGATGCAATAATCATTATAAAGCCCATGGGGGACAGGGCGGCGGCTTTCCAACGCTGCAAACGCCGGAGAAACTGCTTAATCATTTTACCGCTTCCTTCATCCTTAAAACGGCTTCATGCTTCACGTCCATAACGCCGTTGTCCGCCAGTTTTTCGTAAACTTCGAACATTTCTTCAAACGCCTGCTTGTCGTCAGCCGTTGGCGGATGGCTTTGGAACCGGATGTACATATCGTTTAAGGACGCACGCAGGATTAACTGCATCCCTTTCCGGATTGCCCGCAATCCCGTAACGTAGGCCACCACGTAGCCGATAAGCCCGCCCACGGCAAGGCTAATGACTGTGCTTAATCCCTCGATGATAATATCGTTCACGCTTGATGTCCTCCATTAAAGTTTCATGATAAATGCCAACACGAAATACGGTGGCATATTGTTATGGGGCTGGTTGCCGCCTGTTGGTTCCGTGGTTCGGAGAAGCCCTTTTGTGGCACCTTTGGTGCCTGCGTCAACAAGCCAGGCATTATCCTTGG
This region of Acidaminococcus timonensis genomic DNA includes:
- a CDS encoding hemerythrin domain-containing protein encodes the protein MTWTIDLMKEEHANISRMLEVIRQASIGILEGKPVDVADFRNMVDFIRRYADKHHHGKEEVYLFPVMVARLGRIADNLVTHGMLVEHDLGRDHVMSLATALDEYEKNPKTEYKLDILTEAMGYARLLKRHVEKENNVVYTFAENQLSQEDLADIDARSRKFEDEETEKGIQEHYLGMLEALEKKYIG
- a CDS encoding glycosyl hydrolase family 18 protein, translated to MKLSRLLCIGLCLLALTGTACAKKPTAPAVKKNGPVTAYMPRKLEGPVHLVWDWQAPGEASSKLAQEKKLPGINVLSPSWFILSDTEGNIEVKNATTDYAPQAHDKGYRVWALITNGFDPDRTHGLLDNPAGRQKAAENLLQLARTYQLDGINLDFENIKPEDSDRLTAFVGELSGVLKPAGYTVSIDVTVPSDNGNWSKCYNRKELAEQVDYVMLMAYDEHHRLSNVAGSVASLPWVEQGIQKTLLEVPKEKLVLGMPLYMRDWTVKEDGTVSARTLSMPGARKRIRDHSLVPAWLSSEGQYYFEYKEQGTLHKVWMEEGRSLALKNALISRYDLAGSAYWRKGLEEPEVWEKAEAYTAGAGHTDSPAENGSAVPH
- a CDS encoding DNA-methyltransferase — protein: MQKLINGDCLESLKLIDDNSVDLVLIDPPYSSGGDRKADTRTKYCRNGFNGASRFPSFTGDNMDQHALLAYWSMVFRRIGNKLKPGAIFETFVDWRNLAVAIDALQCASLVYRGIVVWNKSNSHPTPYRFRNDCEYIVWGTKGQRPAPMVKGAQVYPGCYTVKSVQTRQKHHQTEKPVELLKNLIAICPEGGTVLDCFMGSGSTGVACKETGRDFIGIELAPEYFKTAQERLAE